One genomic segment of Ignavibacteriota bacterium includes these proteins:
- a CDS encoding iron-sulfur cluster-binding protein: MQTQKLEIKKHVAEALADDNLRKAVYNATASTSASRINTTESIQYWEELRNKTHKIKKDVIENLDKYLELFEKNCEANGIKIHWAVDGDEAKQIILDIAKKNNVKTIVKSKSLTTEEIHLNELLIENKIDTVETDLGEYIVQLNNQVPSHLIAPALHLSRNDIGKLFTEKLKTPFTNVPEELLLVARKKLREKFLTAEMSISGVNFAFAENGTFCVVENEANAHLSLTLPKIHVALMGIEKFLPSLNELPYLLKLLAPSATGQKSSTYVNFIGGPSNKKYGEGPEEVHIILLDNGRSKILADPKLRETLYCIRCGACLNVCPVYQQIGGHAYNWVYMGPIGITLIPQYLSELEGKDAPFLSSLCGACGDVCPVKIKLPEHILELRKKVVEKDKSKLLEKLIIKTWAYVSTKPKLYRFFGWSVKNVQNIIPNEFMKIPGYYKKRSFPGIDKKGFRQQFYELNDPKNK; encoded by the coding sequence GTGCAAACTCAAAAACTTGAAATAAAAAAACATGTTGCTGAAGCTTTAGCTGATGATAATTTAAGAAAAGCGGTTTACAATGCAACTGCGTCAACTTCCGCAAGCAGAATAAATACAACTGAGTCAATTCAGTATTGGGAAGAACTGCGAAATAAAACTCACAAAATCAAAAAAGATGTAATTGAAAATCTTGATAAATATTTAGAACTTTTTGAAAAAAATTGTGAAGCAAATGGAATTAAAATTCATTGGGCTGTTGATGGAGATGAGGCTAAGCAAATAATTTTAGATATTGCAAAAAAAAATAATGTTAAAACAATTGTTAAATCTAAATCATTAACTACGGAAGAAATTCATTTAAATGAACTTTTAATAGAAAACAAAATTGATACTGTTGAAACAGATCTTGGTGAATATATTGTTCAGCTTAACAACCAAGTTCCTTCGCATTTAATTGCGCCGGCGCTGCACTTAAGTAGAAATGATATTGGAAAATTATTTACTGAAAAATTAAAAACTCCTTTTACAAATGTTCCGGAAGAATTATTACTTGTTGCAAGAAAAAAATTAAGAGAAAAATTCCTTACAGCTGAAATGAGTATTTCCGGAGTGAATTTTGCTTTTGCTGAAAACGGAACTTTTTGCGTTGTTGAAAATGAAGCAAATGCTCATTTAAGTTTAACACTTCCCAAAATTCATGTTGCTTTAATGGGAATTGAAAAATTCTTGCCAAGCTTAAATGAACTGCCTTATTTACTTAAACTTTTAGCACCAAGCGCAACGGGACAAAAATCTTCTACTTATGTAAATTTTATCGGAGGACCGAGCAATAAAAAATATGGCGAAGGACCGGAAGAAGTTCATATAATTTTGTTGGATAACGGAAGATCAAAAATTCTTGCCGATCCAAAATTACGGGAAACGCTTTACTGTATTAGGTGCGGAGCTTGCTTAAATGTTTGTCCGGTTTATCAGCAAATTGGCGGACATGCCTACAATTGGGTTTACATGGGACCAATCGGAATTACACTTATTCCGCAATACTTAAGTGAATTGGAAGGAAAAGATGCACCGTTTTTATCAAGTTTGTGCGGAGCTTGCGGTGATGTTTGTCCGGTTAAAATTAAATTACCGGAACACATTCTTGAATTGAGAAAAAAAGTTGTTGAAAAAGATAAATCAAAATTACTAGAGAAATTAATTATTAAAACTTGGGCTTACGTTTCTACAAAGCCAAAACTTTACAGATTTTTTGGATGGAGTGTAAAAAATGTTCAGAATATTATTCCGAATGAATTTATGAAAATTCCGGGATATTATAAAAAAAGAAGTTTTCCGGGAATTGATAAAAAAGGTTTTCGCCAACAATTTTATGAATTAAATGATCCGAAAAATAAATGA
- a CDS encoding L-fucose isomerase, protein MELKTLEPKKRLKGTLPKIGIRPVIDGRRRGVRESLEEQTMAIAKSAAKFLSENLMHSNGFPVECVISDTCIGGVAEAAESAEKFKKEGVGLSLTVTPSWCYGTEVMDSDPLLPKAVWGFNGTERPGAVYLAAALAGYSQIGLPVFGIYGKDVQDSGDLSIPEDVKRKLLLFAKAGLAVAEIKGKSYLSIGSVSMGIAGSVVDPQFFNKYLGMRNEYVDMTEIVRRIDEKIYDEKEFKTALKWTLENCKEGKDKNKKEHQLTDERRKYEWETVVKMTLIIRDLMIGNEALEKIGFGEEAQGHNAIVSGFQGQRHWTDHFPNGDFPEAILNSSFDWKGIRQPYIVATENDSLNGATMIFGHLLTNSAQIFADVRTFWSKESVKRVTGHKLTGLAKDGIIHLINSGSATLDGTGKQKIKNKPAMKPWWKITSKEAEKCLKATTWYPSIKGYFRGGGFSSNFLTEGGMPLTMSRLNIVHGLGPVLQIAEGYSVELPDEVHKKLNERTDPTWPTTWFVPKLNGKGAFTDVYSVMLNWGANHCVASYGHIGEELITLASILRIPVNMHNVEESRIFRPSSWNAFGTEGLEGADFRACSSFGPLYGNK, encoded by the coding sequence ATGGAATTGAAAACTTTGGAACCAAAAAAAAGATTAAAAGGAACTTTACCTAAGATTGGAATTCGACCAGTTATTGACGGAAGAAGAAGAGGCGTAAGAGAATCGTTAGAAGAACAGACAATGGCAATTGCAAAATCCGCCGCAAAATTTTTATCCGAAAATTTAATGCATTCAAATGGTTTTCCGGTTGAATGCGTTATTTCCGATACTTGTATTGGCGGAGTTGCTGAAGCTGCAGAATCAGCAGAAAAATTTAAGAAAGAAGGAGTTGGATTATCGCTTACGGTAACTCCAAGCTGGTGTTACGGAACCGAAGTTATGGATTCTGATCCTTTATTGCCAAAAGCTGTTTGGGGATTTAACGGAACCGAAAGACCCGGAGCAGTTTATCTTGCCGCTGCGCTAGCCGGTTATAGTCAAATCGGATTGCCCGTTTTTGGAATTTACGGAAAAGATGTTCAAGATTCAGGAGATTTGTCAATTCCCGAAGATGTTAAAAGGAAACTATTATTATTTGCAAAAGCCGGTTTAGCTGTTGCAGAAATTAAAGGTAAATCATATTTATCTATTGGAAGTGTTTCAATGGGAATTGCCGGCTCTGTTGTTGATCCGCAATTCTTTAATAAATATTTGGGAATGAGAAATGAATATGTTGATATGACGGAAATTGTAAGACGAATTGACGAAAAAATTTATGATGAAAAAGAATTTAAAACTGCTTTAAAATGGACTTTGGAAAATTGCAAAGAAGGAAAAGATAAAAATAAAAAGGAACATCAGCTGACGGATGAACGAAGAAAATACGAATGGGAAACAGTTGTAAAGATGACATTGATTATTCGAGATTTAATGATTGGAAATGAAGCATTAGAGAAAATTGGATTTGGTGAAGAAGCTCAAGGACATAATGCAATTGTGTCGGGATTTCAAGGACAAAGACATTGGACAGATCATTTTCCAAACGGAGATTTTCCGGAAGCAATATTAAATTCTTCATTTGATTGGAAAGGTATTAGACAACCATATATTGTTGCAACAGAAAATGATAGTCTTAATGGCGCAACAATGATTTTCGGACATTTATTAACAAACTCTGCACAAATTTTTGCAGATGTAAGAACTTTCTGGAGTAAAGAATCTGTTAAACGAGTTACCGGTCATAAATTAACCGGATTAGCAAAAGATGGAATAATACATTTAATAAATTCCGGTTCGGCAACGCTTGATGGAACAGGAAAGCAAAAAATTAAAAATAAACCGGCTATGAAACCTTGGTGGAAAATTACTTCCAAAGAAGCTGAAAAATGTTTGAAAGCAACAACTTGGTATCCTTCAATAAAAGGATATTTCAGAGGCGGAGGTTTTTCATCAAATTTTTTAACAGAAGGCGGAATGCCTTTAACAATGAGCAGATTAAATATTGTTCACGGGCTTGGTCCGGTTTTGCAAATTGCCGAAGGATATTCTGTTGAATTGCCGGATGAAGTTCATAAAAAATTAAATGAACGAACCGATCCAACTTGGCCAACAACGTGGTTTGTTCCAAAGCTAAATGGCAAAGGAGCTTTTACGGATGTTTATTCGGTTATGTTAAATTGGGGAGCAAATCATTGCGTTGCAAGCTATGGTCATATTGGAGAAGAATTAATTACTCTTGCATCAATTTTAAGAATTCCTGTAAATATGCATAATGTTGAAGAAAGCAGAATTTTTAGACCAAGCTCATGGAATGCTTTCGGAACCGAAGGATTAGAAGGCGCTGATTTTAGAGCTTGCTCAAGTTTTGGTCCTTTGTACGGAAATAAATAA